From Coffea arabica cultivar ET-39 chromosome 9c, Coffea Arabica ET-39 HiFi, whole genome shotgun sequence, one genomic window encodes:
- the LOC113708331 gene encoding uncharacterized protein, whose protein sequence is MAYRTTIRTSTGATPYNLMYGMEAVLPAEVKIPSLRILMEAKLEEAEWIQQRHEQLSLIDEKRLNAICHGQCYQKRVARAYNKRVKPRIFTEGDKVLKRILPVQEEAKGKFAPNWQGPFIVQKVLPGGVLILVEMDGQVFPQPINSDM, encoded by the coding sequence ATGGCATATAGAACTACTATTCGGACTTCTACTGGGGCAACTCCCTACAATCTCATGTACGGAATGGAAGCAGTTTTGCCAGCCGAAGTCAAAATCCCTTCTTTACGCATTTTAATGGAGGCCAAACTGGAGGAGGCTGAGTGGATTCAACAACGTCATGAGCAGTTGTCTTTAATCGATGAGAAAAGGTTAAATGCCATTTGTCATGGCCAATGTTATCAAAAGAGGGTAGCCCGTGCTTACAATAAGAGGGTCAAACCACGGATATTCACAGAAGGAGATAAAGTGTTGAAACGCATTTTGCCAGTACAAGAGGAAGCTAAGGGAAAATTTGCACCAAATTGGCAAGGCCCTTTTATTGTCCAGAAAGTTTTGCCCGGAGGAGTGCTCATTCTTGTAGAAATGGATGGGCAAGTGTTCCCTCAACCGATCAATTCGGACATGTAA